The Rhizobium sp. BG4 genome has a window encoding:
- a CDS encoding amino acid ABC transporter permease, whose product MGETFPALLSQALLAGALVTVKVAAGSLAIAMALGLALAAILFLTRNRFAHGLIRLYVEALRNVPSLTFLFLLYFGLAAVGVKLSSTAAALAGLGLIGGAVCVDIFRSGFRSVPDGQCEAAASVGLSPVMAFRLIVLPQGLRLALPSIGNYAISLIKDTSLVAAIAAPEVMFNARQLVNETFQTALIYGCAAVVYLVLTTAVAQTVLLVERCLELR is encoded by the coding sequence ATGGGTGAGACATTTCCAGCCCTGCTCAGTCAGGCTCTACTGGCTGGAGCTTTGGTGACCGTCAAGGTTGCTGCTGGCTCGTTAGCCATCGCGATGGCCCTTGGTCTGGCACTCGCAGCGATTCTTTTCCTGACGCGTAACCGGTTCGCGCACGGATTGATCCGGCTCTACGTCGAAGCGCTTCGTAACGTCCCGAGCCTGACGTTCCTGTTCCTCCTCTATTTCGGCTTGGCTGCGGTCGGCGTCAAATTGTCGTCGACGGCGGCGGCGCTCGCTGGCCTGGGGCTGATCGGCGGAGCCGTCTGTGTCGACATCTTTCGCTCAGGCTTCCGCTCTGTTCCCGACGGCCAGTGCGAAGCCGCTGCCTCTGTAGGTTTGTCTCCGGTGATGGCCTTTCGGTTGATCGTCCTGCCCCAGGGGCTGCGGCTGGCACTGCCATCGATCGGCAATTACGCGATATCCTTGATCAAGGACACATCACTGGTCGCCGCTATCGCCGCGCCCGAGGTGATGTTCAACGCCCGCCAACTCGTGAATGAGACATTCCAAACCGCCCTCATTTATGGCTGTGCGGCTGTCGTCTACCTCGTTTTGACGACCGCCGTGGCGCAGACGGTCCTGCTGGTCGAGAGATGCCTGGAGTTACGTTGA
- a CDS encoding amino acid ABC transporter permease — protein MFLDTIADNLTDWGPRLLAGLRLTLILTLAGFSAAFVLGLAVEYFRSRPHGPIRIIANLYITVARGVPILVILYLLYFALPGVGIILPSFVGGATGLALVYAAYLAEVFRAGLGAIPPGHREAAVASGLTPIQTFRLILLPQAIKHTISPLLVNLVSLLKDSSICALIAVPELTLASRELMAESFLPLHVFALTAALYFALAWPASVLARYVEERLHAPGERLPAAAANFTSNSARSGVSQA, from the coding sequence ATGTTTCTGGATACTATAGCCGACAATCTAACGGATTGGGGTCCAAGACTTCTAGCCGGACTACGGCTGACCCTCATTCTCACACTCGCCGGGTTTAGCGCGGCTTTTGTTCTTGGCCTGGCCGTCGAATACTTCCGATCTCGTCCCCATGGCCCTATCCGCATCATTGCCAACCTCTACATCACTGTAGCCCGCGGCGTGCCGATCCTTGTCATCCTGTATCTTTTGTATTTTGCTCTCCCGGGTGTCGGTATCATACTTCCGTCATTTGTCGGTGGTGCCACCGGACTGGCGCTTGTCTACGCTGCATATTTGGCGGAGGTGTTCAGGGCGGGGCTAGGTGCGATACCGCCGGGACACCGAGAAGCGGCCGTCGCGAGTGGCTTAACCCCGATCCAGACTTTCAGGCTCATACTCCTGCCGCAGGCCATCAAACACACCATCTCGCCGCTGCTTGTCAACCTGGTTTCGCTCTTGAAGGACAGTTCGATATGTGCCCTCATCGCGGTGCCCGAGCTAACGCTGGCGTCTCGGGAACTCATGGCGGAAAGCTTCTTGCCCCTGCATGTGTTCGCCCTCACGGCAGCGCTCTACTTCGCACTGGCGTGGCCGGCGTCTGTCCTCGCCCGGTATGTTGAAGAGCGCCTGCACGCGCCTGGCGAGCGACTTCCCGCAGCTGCAGCAAACTTCACGAGCAACAGCGCGCGTTCTGGCGTTTCGCAGGCTTAG
- a CDS encoding dihydroxyacetone kinase family protein has translation MKKLINHPDSVVREMLEGTVLLSAAASLLSDENVVVEADLPAPSQRKVAVISGGGSGHEPAHAGYVGAGMLTAAIAGDVFTSPSADAVLAGIRAASGPAGALLIIKSYTGDRLNFGLAAEMARAEGYPVEIVVVADDVALRETVSADRRRGIAGTILVHKIAGAAAAKGLSLEEVAAIAREAAASVGSMGVSLGPCTLPSVGRPNFELGVDEIEIGLGIHGEHGIRKMQLVPADDLVEMILDALLADGRMKKGDRIALLVNGLGATPPLELAILARSALHRLSREGVEVVRAWAGTFLSALDMPGFSLSVLPVSSNHLELLDQPTTALAWPGGGVIGGKTLTANPAPHAAPAEEDAVSIGESGEKLRHLFERAAKALILAEGELARLDGISGDGDLGASMRRGAEVLLSLPEAAFVTPGNALIMAGDRIRRAIAGSSGPFYATAFLRAGRRLSEHPSPSASDIAAAFSDAVQAIMDLGGAKPGDRTMIDALEPAARALHDAIAGGKPPEIALRDAINAARKGTEMTSSMHPKLGRASYLGTRAIGSPDAGAAAVTVWLSALDHDARPE, from the coding sequence ATGAAAAAACTTATCAATCATCCCGACAGCGTGGTCAGGGAAATGTTGGAGGGCACCGTTCTTCTCAGCGCCGCTGCCAGCCTTCTCAGTGATGAAAACGTTGTTGTCGAAGCCGACCTGCCGGCTCCCTCGCAACGCAAAGTCGCCGTGATCTCAGGCGGCGGGAGCGGGCATGAACCTGCCCATGCAGGCTATGTCGGCGCTGGAATGCTGACCGCAGCAATCGCTGGCGACGTCTTTACGTCTCCGAGCGCTGATGCCGTTCTTGCTGGTATTCGAGCGGCAAGTGGCCCCGCTGGTGCCCTGTTGATAATCAAGAGTTACACCGGGGATCGACTGAATTTCGGCCTGGCTGCCGAAATGGCCCGAGCGGAAGGATATCCTGTCGAGATCGTTGTCGTTGCGGACGATGTTGCGCTTCGGGAAACCGTTTCAGCAGATCGGCGCCGCGGCATCGCAGGTACTATTCTGGTGCATAAGATAGCGGGCGCAGCGGCCGCGAAGGGGCTGTCTCTTGAAGAGGTGGCGGCCATCGCCAGGGAGGCGGCTGCGTCTGTCGGAAGTATGGGTGTGTCCCTTGGTCCATGCACACTTCCATCTGTAGGCAGACCAAATTTCGAACTTGGCGTCGACGAAATCGAAATCGGTCTTGGTATCCATGGTGAGCACGGCATCCGCAAAATGCAGCTTGTTCCGGCCGATGATCTTGTAGAGATGATCCTCGACGCTCTCCTCGCAGATGGAAGGATGAAGAAAGGCGATCGCATCGCCCTCCTCGTCAACGGCCTCGGCGCAACTCCACCTCTTGAACTTGCGATCTTGGCGCGCTCGGCACTGCACCGTCTGTCACGTGAAGGCGTTGAGGTCGTTCGGGCCTGGGCCGGTACCTTTCTATCGGCGCTCGACATGCCGGGGTTCTCTCTGTCTGTTTTGCCGGTATCGTCAAATCACTTAGAGCTTCTCGACCAACCGACGACAGCACTCGCCTGGCCGGGCGGTGGCGTGATTGGCGGAAAAACATTAACGGCCAACCCTGCGCCCCACGCGGCGCCTGCAGAGGAAGACGCGGTCTCCATTGGCGAGAGTGGGGAGAAGTTGCGGCACCTCTTTGAGCGCGCAGCCAAGGCTCTCATTCTTGCAGAGGGCGAGCTAGCGCGTCTTGATGGTATCTCGGGAGACGGCGACCTCGGTGCCAGTATGCGGCGAGGCGCGGAAGTGCTTCTCTCGCTTCCTGAGGCCGCATTTGTCACGCCGGGTAACGCTCTCATAATGGCTGGAGATCGGATCAGGAGGGCGATTGCTGGAAGCTCTGGACCGTTCTACGCAACTGCATTCCTGCGAGCGGGACGCCGGCTATCCGAGCACCCGTCTCCCTCCGCCAGTGACATAGCCGCCGCGTTTTCGGATGCGGTTCAAGCGATCATGGACCTAGGTGGCGCAAAGCCGGGCGATCGTACGATGATTGATGCTTTGGAGCCAGCCGCCCGCGCGTTACACGATGCAATCGCCGGTGGGAAGCCGCCTGAGATCGCCTTGCGGGACGCAATCAATGCAGCGAGAAAGGGGACTGAGATGACGAGCTCGATGCATCCAAAACTAGGCCGAGCCAGCTACCTAGGCACGCGAGCGATTGGAAGCCCGGACGCCGGTGCGGCCGCCGTGACCGTGTGGCTCAGTGCTCTCGATCATGATGCTCGCCCAGAGTAA
- the htpG gene encoding molecular chaperone HtpG translates to MTTTQRQPVQHAFEADVSRLLHMMVHSVYSDKDVFLRELISNAADACEKLRYEAIARPELAGSGWNPQILVTLDEEAPLLVVEDNGIGMSHDDLIDALGTIARSGTRAFMERIEAAKGGERAELIGQFGVGFYSSFMVAGKVDVISRLAGSEDAWKWSSDGKGSYDVVAIDLADAPTRGTRVVLHLLEDAKKYTTKWAVEKIIRDQSGHVPVPIKLIEKLGAEPTQITDGAALWTKPKGEVSKQDYDDFYHNVSGQYDEPLTNVHFHAEGRHEYTTLAFIPGSQPFDLFDPDRQGRMKLYVKRVFITDDAELLPRYLRFVRGVVDTPDLPLNISREMIQESPVLSSIRKGVASRILSALEKMAEGQPETFTKFWDLFGTIVKEGIYEDYERREQLLKLARFRTTASNEAIRTLAEYVGAMKEGQSAIYYITGSSIEQLNSSPHLEGFRAKGIEVLLLTDQVDSFWPTNARDFDGKPFRSVRQGQSDLDAIPSNMDSDDKKPSISSDVTAFIEFARGVLGEEVADVRVSQRLTESSVCLVAPDDGLDRQLEKILQGAGRLQAASKPILEINAQSELVQNIASVADHAFREDAVRLLLDEARILDGDKPVDPRAFAGRQARLFSRAISQR, encoded by the coding sequence ATGACAACAACACAGAGACAGCCAGTACAGCATGCATTCGAAGCCGACGTCAGCCGACTGTTGCACATGATGGTGCATTCGGTCTACTCGGATAAAGATGTCTTTCTCAGAGAGCTGATTTCCAACGCAGCCGATGCTTGCGAAAAACTCCGTTATGAGGCGATCGCCCGGCCGGAACTCGCAGGCAGCGGATGGAACCCTCAGATTCTGGTGACGCTCGACGAAGAGGCGCCCCTCCTCGTCGTCGAGGACAACGGAATTGGCATGAGCCATGACGATCTGATCGACGCGCTCGGTACGATCGCTCGATCAGGCACAAGGGCTTTCATGGAGCGTATCGAGGCCGCAAAGGGCGGCGAGAGAGCTGAGCTGATCGGCCAGTTCGGCGTCGGCTTCTATTCATCCTTCATGGTCGCAGGCAAGGTCGACGTGATCTCCCGGCTGGCCGGAAGCGAGGATGCCTGGAAGTGGTCTTCAGATGGCAAGGGAAGCTACGACGTGGTGGCTATCGATCTCGCAGATGCTCCGACTAGAGGAACTCGCGTCGTCCTGCATCTTTTGGAGGACGCCAAGAAGTACACGACCAAGTGGGCCGTGGAAAAGATCATTCGCGATCAGTCCGGGCATGTGCCCGTGCCGATCAAGCTGATCGAGAAGCTCGGCGCCGAGCCGACTCAAATTACAGACGGCGCCGCACTCTGGACGAAGCCGAAGGGCGAGGTTTCGAAACAGGATTATGACGATTTCTATCATAATGTCTCCGGTCAGTACGACGAGCCATTGACCAACGTTCACTTTCACGCCGAGGGTCGCCACGAATACACGACGCTCGCGTTCATTCCTGGTTCTCAGCCCTTCGATCTGTTTGATCCGGACCGACAGGGTCGTATGAAGCTCTACGTTAAGCGCGTCTTCATCACCGACGACGCCGAATTGCTACCGCGCTATCTGAGATTCGTACGCGGTGTCGTCGATACGCCGGACCTGCCGCTGAACATCTCGCGCGAGATGATCCAGGAGAGCCCGGTTCTTTCGTCGATCCGTAAGGGTGTAGCCAGCCGTATACTTTCGGCGCTCGAAAAGATGGCGGAAGGGCAACCCGAAACCTTTACGAAATTCTGGGATCTGTTCGGCACGATCGTCAAGGAAGGCATCTACGAGGATTACGAACGCCGAGAACAGCTACTGAAACTGGCGCGATTCCGCACGACCGCGTCCAACGAAGCGATCCGGACCCTTGCCGAGTACGTTGGCGCGATGAAGGAAGGGCAGTCGGCAATCTATTATATAACCGGCTCCAGTATCGAACAACTCAACTCTTCTCCGCATCTCGAAGGTTTCCGCGCCAAAGGCATTGAAGTTCTTCTGCTCACGGACCAGGTCGACAGCTTCTGGCCGACCAATGCTCGTGACTTCGATGGAAAGCCGTTCAGATCAGTTAGGCAGGGTCAATCCGATCTAGATGCGATACCGAGTAATATGGATTCCGATGACAAGAAGCCTTCGATATCATCGGATGTGACCGCGTTCATCGAGTTCGCTCGTGGAGTGCTTGGCGAGGAAGTGGCCGACGTGCGTGTTTCTCAACGGCTAACCGAAAGTTCGGTTTGCTTGGTCGCGCCGGATGATGGGCTGGACCGACAGTTGGAAAAGATACTTCAGGGGGCCGGGCGGCTGCAGGCCGCGTCGAAACCGATTCTCGAGATAAACGCGCAGAGTGAACTTGTGCAGAATATTGCCTCAGTCGCTGATCACGCGTTCCGAGAGGACGCCGTTCGCCTCTTACTGGATGAGGCCCGAATTCTCGATGGTGACAAACCCGTAGATCCCCGCGCTTTCGCCGGTCGGCAGGCGCGTCTATTCAGCCGGGCAATCAGCCAGCGCTGA
- a CDS encoding DUF5655 domain-containing protein: MSDIKLFHFDGHQVTELAGAAVQVEKSLQNLFEANLEALLGIRFLASEHSTGPVHGGRIDTLGLDEDNSPVIIEYKRSVNENVINQGLFYLDWLLDHRKEFQWLVMERLGPGAAKTVDWTAPRLLCIAGDFTRYDEHAVKQIVRNIELIRYRRFGENLLMMELVHAPKTARLGATKMSTEPKPVSGANQPAEISQDNDPYLSQRMSYRLSQSPSDLRDIYDVVYQFLIGLGDDVQVKELKLYTAFKRLKNFVCMEIYPQARTVTLFLKLNPGVMDLEEGFTRDVRNVGHFGTGDLQVTVKSMADFERAQSLLRQAYEGG; the protein is encoded by the coding sequence AGCTGTTTCATTTCGATGGGCACCAGGTGACAGAACTCGCCGGAGCGGCCGTGCAGGTCGAGAAGTCGCTTCAAAACCTGTTCGAGGCAAATCTGGAAGCGCTGCTCGGGATCCGCTTTCTGGCCAGTGAGCATTCAACTGGTCCGGTGCATGGCGGTAGGATCGATACGCTCGGTCTAGATGAGGATAACTCGCCAGTCATTATCGAGTACAAGCGCTCAGTAAACGAGAATGTAATCAACCAGGGCCTCTTCTACCTCGACTGGCTGCTCGATCATCGAAAGGAGTTCCAATGGCTTGTGATGGAACGCCTCGGGCCCGGGGCCGCGAAGACAGTGGACTGGACCGCGCCTCGGTTGCTCTGCATCGCCGGTGATTTCACCCGATATGACGAACATGCCGTTAAGCAGATCGTACGCAACATCGAGCTCATTCGTTATCGCCGTTTCGGTGAAAATCTCCTGATGATGGAACTTGTTCACGCGCCCAAGACAGCACGTCTTGGTGCCACTAAGATGTCGACGGAGCCGAAACCTGTTAGCGGTGCGAATCAACCTGCCGAGATTAGCCAGGATAACGACCCCTATCTGAGCCAACGGATGAGCTACCGGCTCTCTCAGTCACCGTCGGATCTGCGCGACATATACGACGTGGTCTACCAGTTCCTTATTGGCCTTGGGGACGACGTTCAGGTCAAGGAACTCAAGCTCTACACCGCATTTAAGCGGCTGAAAAATTTCGTGTGCATGGAAATCTATCCGCAGGCGCGAACGGTGACACTTTTCCTCAAGTTGAACCCCGGAGTAATGGACCTGGAAGAGGGCTTCACCCGTGATGTTCGTAACGTCGGGCATTTCGGCACCGGCGATCTGCAGGTGACGGTCAAATCGATGGCGGATTTCGAGAGAGCGCAATCCCTCCTCCGACAGGCTTACGAAGGGGGATAA